CCATGGGGTTTCGAGATGTTATCTTTTCAATTACATGCTTTGGTTGGAGGACCTGGGTGGAGAGGAAGATTTTTTTGTGAAAACTTTGAACCAAGGAGTTCCTAGCTTTCATTGGACTTACAAAATGATCTGGAAGATAAACAGAAGACAAAATCTCATTTCGAGAGAATTACAATTCGAACCAAACCCAATGACAAGCCAATACCCCTACTCTATTAACAAAAGTTAGCTATTCTAAAATAAAACGGTTAAACTTACTTTTTCAGAAAAAATTTCTTACTCTATCCTACGGAGTAGCAAGCTAAGAATCTGTATCAAAACT
The nucleotide sequence above comes from Leptospira kirschneri serovar Cynopteri str. 3522 CT. Encoded proteins:
- a CDS encoding DUF1564 family protein, with translation HGVSRCYLFNYMLWLEDLGGEEDFFVKTLNQGVPSFHWTYKMIWKINRRQNLISRELQFEPNPMTSQYPYSINKS